One Curtobacterium sp. BH-2-1-1 genomic region harbors:
- a CDS encoding GspE/PulE family protein, with protein sequence MATLSEILILNGALPIEHLDSMTGDEEIDDRSIRSLVDQGLVSEAQYITARAASNNSKTVPLTDYPVDGTAVSMLPAALCRRHGVLGVGFEGDVLVLAMVNPTNVLAIDDARTASGRPVKPLQVDERDLAAALDRYLRADDELNDLTSSLEEEASAQTQQQVDLTDGALDDVPIVRFVNLLVSQAIQDHASDIHIEPGEHEVRVRYRIDGVLHEMAPAPKNIQNGVISRLKIMSDIDIAERRKPQDGRMSVRHGGRQIDLRVATLPTVWGEKVVMRILDNTNTSMSLKDLNLLEQNFQAYQRSYSKPYGMILVTGPTGSGKSTTLYTTLNAVARPEINVITVEDPVEYRMAGINQVQVNPKAGLTFASALRSILRSDPDVVLLGEIRDHETAQIAIEASLTGHLVLSTLHTNDAPSAVTRLTEMDIEPFLVGSALDSVVAQRLARRLCDRCKAPAQYTPAQLVALGFVGTEDAAVPEFFGPVGCAVCSNTGYRGRIALHEVMTVTEEIERLAVSRASSAEIGRVAQQQGMLTLRQDGWEKVKLGMTSIDEILRVVA encoded by the coding sequence ATGGCCACGCTGTCCGAGATCCTCATCCTCAACGGAGCCCTGCCGATCGAGCACCTCGACTCGATGACCGGCGACGAGGAGATCGACGACCGTTCGATCCGCTCGCTCGTCGACCAGGGCCTCGTCAGCGAGGCGCAGTACATCACCGCGCGCGCTGCGTCGAACAACTCCAAGACCGTCCCGCTCACGGACTACCCGGTCGACGGCACCGCGGTGTCGATGCTCCCGGCGGCCCTGTGCCGTCGGCACGGCGTGCTCGGCGTCGGGTTCGAGGGCGACGTCCTCGTCCTCGCGATGGTGAACCCGACGAACGTGCTGGCGATCGACGACGCCCGGACCGCCTCCGGACGCCCCGTGAAGCCGCTGCAGGTCGACGAGCGCGACCTCGCCGCAGCACTCGACCGCTACCTGCGTGCCGACGACGAGCTGAACGACCTGACCTCCTCGCTCGAGGAAGAGGCATCGGCGCAGACCCAGCAGCAGGTCGACCTCACCGACGGCGCGCTCGACGACGTCCCGATCGTCCGGTTCGTCAACCTGCTCGTGTCCCAGGCCATCCAGGACCACGCGTCCGACATCCACATCGAGCCCGGCGAGCACGAGGTCCGGGTGCGCTACCGCATCGACGGCGTGCTGCACGAGATGGCCCCGGCGCCGAAGAACATCCAGAACGGCGTCATCAGCCGGCTCAAGATCATGAGCGACATCGACATCGCCGAGCGTCGGAAGCCGCAGGACGGCCGCATGTCGGTGCGCCACGGTGGCCGGCAGATCGACCTCCGCGTCGCGACGCTCCCCACCGTGTGGGGCGAGAAGGTCGTCATGCGGATCCTCGACAACACGAACACGTCGATGTCCCTCAAGGACCTCAACCTGCTCGAGCAGAACTTCCAGGCGTACCAGCGCTCCTACTCGAAGCCGTACGGCATGATCCTCGTCACCGGTCCCACCGGGTCCGGCAAGTCGACGACGCTCTACACGACCCTCAACGCGGTCGCCCGTCCCGAGATCAACGTCATCACCGTCGAGGACCCGGTCGAGTACCGGATGGCCGGCATCAACCAGGTGCAGGTCAACCCGAAGGCCGGACTCACGTTCGCGTCGGCCCTGCGGTCGATCCTCCGGTCCGACCCCGACGTCGTGCTCCTCGGCGAGATCCGAGACCACGAGACCGCGCAGATCGCGATCGAAGCCTCGCTCACCGGCCACCTCGTGCTGTCCACGCTGCACACGAACGACGCCCCGTCGGCCGTCACGCGACTGACGGAGATGGACATCGAGCCGTTCCTCGTCGGGTCCGCACTCGACTCCGTGGTCGCCCAGCGTCTGGCACGACGGCTCTGCGACCGCTGCAAGGCCCCGGCGCAGTACACGCCGGCGCAGCTCGTGGCGCTCGGCTTCGTGGGCACCGAGGACGCCGCCGTGCCGGAGTTCTTCGGCCCGGTCGGCTGCGCCGTCTGCTCGAACACCGGGTACCGCGGCCGCATCGCCCTGCACGAGGTCATGACCGTGACCGAGGAGATCGAGCGTCTCGCCGTCTCGCGTGCCTCGAGCGCCGAGATCGGCCGCGTCGCCCAGCAGCAGGGCATGCTCACCCTCCGCCAGGACGGGTGGGAGAAGGTCAAGCTCGGCATGACGAGCATCGACGAGATCCTGCGCGTGGTCGCGTAG
- a CDS encoding VOC family protein has protein sequence MDITSVTVGLPVTDIEASCLWYGAVFERAEPDLEPDEGIAEYEVGGIWIQLYEDADAEENPVSVRFGVDDVAAQHARIGALGIDIGPVECVDGAVDWFDVRDPDGNVLSLFSLVDETGRGTGRDNGADRAV, from the coding sequence ATGGACATCACGAGCGTGACCGTGGGGCTGCCCGTCACCGACATCGAGGCGTCCTGCCTCTGGTACGGCGCCGTGTTCGAACGTGCCGAACCGGACCTCGAGCCCGACGAGGGCATCGCCGAGTACGAGGTCGGCGGCATCTGGATCCAGCTCTACGAGGACGCCGACGCCGAGGAGAACCCCGTGAGCGTCCGCTTCGGCGTCGACGACGTCGCCGCCCAGCACGCACGTATCGGCGCACTCGGGATCGACATCGGCCCGGTCGAGTGCGTCGACGGAGCAGTCGACTGGTTCGACGTCCGCGATCCCGACGGCAACGTCCTGAGCCTGTTCTCCCTGGTCGACGAGACCGGCCGGGGCACCGGACGCGACAACGGGGCGGACCGCGCGGTCTGA
- a CDS encoding GNAT family N-acetyltransferase encodes MATLRERITAPAHLELPAPIAGLPFRAATRDDLAAVHALAVAAAAVDDPHARPSTASLERTFSTEGLDLARDTLVGVDAEGHVQAYGIVIDVPSRVTAARVVLEGAVHPALRGRGIGRRVLAWLIGRARQRLAALDLDLPATIEVGAAQGTGPLRLAAHFEFEPVRHWVDMRAVLDERTRPAIPQLPDGYSVRATTPDDIEPLRIAKNDAFRDHWGSQPMVESDWRGFLTAATARLDLGRVVVDPAGRIVAFALVEVDPDGFAARGRSFGYVHWVGVVRAARGTGLAPIVLDAALQGMRAEGLSAAVLHVDAENPTGAGRIYERLGFVPGPVHVTASTTL; translated from the coding sequence ATGGCAACGCTGCGCGAACGGATCACCGCCCCGGCCCACCTCGAGCTCCCGGCCCCGATCGCCGGGCTGCCCTTCCGGGCGGCGACCCGGGACGACCTGGCGGCCGTGCACGCCCTCGCCGTGGCGGCTGCCGCGGTGGACGACCCACACGCTCGTCCCTCCACAGCGAGCCTGGAGCGGACGTTCTCCACCGAAGGGCTCGACCTCGCTCGGGACACCCTCGTCGGCGTCGATGCTGAGGGGCATGTGCAGGCGTACGGCATCGTCATCGACGTCCCCTCTCGCGTCACCGCTGCTCGGGTGGTGCTCGAGGGGGCGGTCCACCCCGCGCTGCGCGGCCGGGGCATCGGCCGTCGTGTGCTCGCGTGGCTCATCGGGCGCGCGCGGCAGCGACTCGCCGCGCTCGACCTCGACCTCCCGGCGACGATCGAGGTCGGCGCCGCGCAGGGGACCGGTCCGCTACGTCTGGCGGCCCACTTCGAGTTCGAGCCGGTCCGGCACTGGGTGGACATGCGGGCGGTGCTCGACGAGCGCACCCGGCCCGCGATCCCGCAGTTGCCGGACGGGTACAGCGTGCGTGCGACGACGCCCGACGACATCGAGCCGCTGCGGATCGCGAAGAACGACGCCTTCCGCGACCACTGGGGATCGCAACCGATGGTCGAGTCCGACTGGCGCGGGTTCCTCACCGCGGCGACGGCCCGGCTCGATCTCGGCCGCGTCGTCGTCGACCCCGCGGGCAGGATCGTGGCGTTCGCGCTCGTCGAGGTGGACCCGGACGGCTTCGCCGCTCGCGGCCGGTCGTTCGGGTACGTGCACTGGGTCGGTGTCGTGCGGGCGGCACGTGGGACGGGACTCGCGCCGATCGTCCTCGACGCCGCGCTGCAGGGGATGCGTGCCGAGGGGCTGTCCGCCGCGGTCCTGCACGTCGACGCCGAGAACCCGACCGGCGCCGGACGCATCTACGAGCGGCTCGGGTTCGTCCCGGGGCCGGTGCACGTCACCGCGTCGACGACCCTCTGA